In Arachis hypogaea cultivar Tifrunner chromosome 2, arahy.Tifrunner.gnm2.J5K5, whole genome shotgun sequence, a genomic segment contains:
- the LOC112750253 gene encoding transcription factor bHLH162, which produces MNQLGSRSQASPSSTNKKKIERRVIEKNRRNHMKMLYSKLNSLLPRPKEPLPLPDQVDKVINYIKSLEEKVKMAKEKRERSLGIGIRRKRTRGDCSGVDRQKPPQLEVHEIGSCVEIEMTCGLDTQFIFYEIIRILNEENIDVKSVNSSLIENSMYHVVRAEILPSLLQFGVTKVSERLKRFVNEPTSEIELQSESVVGF; this is translated from the exons atgaatCAATTGGGAAGTAGAAGTCAAGCTTCTCCATCTTCAACAAACAAGAAGAAGATTGAGAGAAGGGTCATTGAGAAAAACAGAAGGAACCACATGAAGATGCTCTACTCCAAACTCAACTCTCTTCTCCCTAGGCCCAAg GAACCGTTGCCATTACCTGATCAAGTGGACAAGGTCATAAACTACATAAAGAGCTTAGAGGAGAAGGTGAAGATGgctaaagaaaagagagagaggtcGTTGGGAATTGGAATCCGAAGAAAGAGGACGCGTGGTGATTGCAGCGGTGTTGATCGCCAGAAACCGCCACAACTTGAGGTTCATGAAATAGGTTCGTGTGTTGAAATTGAAATGACATGTGGATTAGATACTCAGTTCATATTCTATGAAATCATTCGTATTCTGAATGAAGAGAATATTGATGTCAAGAGTGTCAATTCCTCACTCATCGAGAATTCCATGTACCATGTTGTTCGTGCAGAG ATTTTACCGTCTTTGCTTCAATTCGGTGTGACTAAAGTAAGTGAGAGATTGAAAAGGTTTGTGAATGAACCAACCAGTGAAATTGAATTACAATCTGAATCAGTTGTTGGATTTTGA
- the LOC112727705 gene encoding uncharacterized protein produces the protein MAGTITVLKTSPVRLRGEVDESTVYFHRLFWTFPPCIEAFCQCKPLVSIDGTHLYSKYGGTLLLAITQDGDSNILSIAFALVEGENAESWSFFLSNLRENVTPQEGILVISDRHNGIKAALEAPETGWLPPRAFRAYCIQHVAANFALTFKGKDSRRMLVNAAYAKTEAEFYYWFDIMRTENPAICEWANRMEYDKWTQHEDSDRRFGHMTTNISECENSVLKGTRNLPVTSLVQSTYGRLAQLFVVRGQTAEAQLGSGNEFYQALAKAIDRNLRDSRCFTVTLYDRHQSEYTVAETTPTGRFSMGSYRVSLKDHRCDCGHFHALHYPCCHAIACCAYSRLNWASYVHEVYRMSEVFNVYKQGFVPPIPEGLWPPYAGPTIIPDPNMRRAKEGYPRATRIRGSMDQSLQNQPKRCGLCRQAGHTRRNCDQRRHTTGGMCRCHYLVVLLVL, from the coding sequence ATGGCCGGAACAATAACCGTGTTGAAGACCTCTCCTGTTCGGCTTCGTGGTGAGGTTGATGAGTCGACGGTGTACTTTCACCGATTATTCTGGACATTCCCACCCTGTATCGAGGCATTCTGTCAATGCAAGCCCCTCGTCAGTATTGACGGTACCCACTTGTATAGCAAGTATGGAGGGACACTGCTATTGGCGATAACGCAGGATGGGGACTCCAACATCCTCTCCATTGCGTTCGCCCTTGTGGAAGGAGAAAATGCAGAGTCGTGGTCATTCTTCTTGTCCAACCTACGAGAGAATGTGACTCCTCAGGAGGGTATCCTTGTAATCTCTGACAGGCATAACGGGATCAAGGCAGCGCTTGAGGCACCTGAGACTGGGTGGCTGCCTCCACGTGCTTTCCGAGCATACTGTATTCAGCATGTGGCTGCAAATTTTGCCCTAACTTTCAAAGGTAAAGATTCAAGGAGGATGTTAGTGAATGCTGCCTATGCAAAGACTGAAGCAGAGTTTTATTACTGGTTTGACATCATGCGGACTGAGAATCCAGCAATATGTGAATGGGCCAATCGGATGGAGTACGACAAATGGACCCAACATGAGGATAGTGATAGACGGTTCGGGCACATGACAACCAACATCAGTGAATGTGAGAACTCGGTGCTAAAGGGAACTCGAAACCTCCCGGTCACATCGTTAGTTCAGTCAACTTACGGGAGGCTTGCTCAACTTTTTGTGGTACGGGGACAAACAGCAGAGGCACAACTCGGATCTGGTAATGAATTTTACCAGGCATTGGCCAAGGCAATTGATCGGAATCTAAGAGACTCAAGGTGCTTCACTGTCACGTTATACGACAGGCATCAATCGGAGTACACCGTGGCCGAGACAACACCAACCGGGCGCTTCTCGATGGGTAGCTATAGAGTTTCCCTTAAAGATCACAGATGCGACTGTGGCCACTTTCACGCGCTGCATTATCCTTGTTGCCACGCCATTGCATGTTGCGCCTACTCCCGCCTTAATTGGGCGTCTTATGTTCACGAGGTGTATCGTATGAGTGAAGTTTTCAACGTTTACAAGCAGGGTTTTGTTCCGCCTATCCCGGAAGGCCTATGGCCTCCATATGCTGGGCCAACCATCATTCCTGATCCTAACATGAGGCGTGCAAAGGAAGGTTATCCAAGGGCAACCAGGATCCGTGGTAGTATGGATCAGTCTCTGCAGAACCAGCCGAAGCGCTGTGGGCTATGCCGTCAGGCTGGGCATACGCGGAGGAACTGTGACCAGCGAAGACATACTACCGGGGGGATGTGTAGATGTCATTACCTTGTTGTTTTACTTGTTTTATGA
- the LOC112750248 gene encoding probable envelope ADP,ATP carrier protein, chloroplastic — protein sequence MANDTAVVTWRKIPSLKLTSFNNDDVVLPSRSKHLRNDATLAFAAGDANGSRISCKFASVSVAKTRFDREFAPTASQLLRRPLAVVALVPKDGALFLAGAIAGAAAKTVTAPLDRIKILMQTHGVIAGKASAKKAISLIEAITVIGKEEGIKGYWKGNLPQVIRVIPYSAVQLFAYETYKKIFSGKDGKLSVLGRLAAGAFAGMTSTFVTYPLDVLRLRLAVEPGYRTMSEVALSMLREEGFASFYYGLGPSLIGIAPYIAVNFCVFDLLKKSLPEKYQKRTETSLLTAVLSASLATLTCYPLDTVRRQMQLKGTPYKTVLDAISGIVARDGFIGLYRGFVPNALKNLPNSSIRLTTYDIVKRLIASSEKEFQTITEENRNKQMKQ from the exons ATGGCAAACGACACTGCCGTTGTGACGTGGCGCAAAATCCCCAGCCTCAAACTAACCTCCTTCAACAACGACGATGTCGTTTTACCTAGCCGCTCCAAACATCTCCGAAACGACGCCACACTCGCCTTTGCCGCCGGCGACGCCAATGGCAGTCGAATCAGCTGTAAATTCGCGTCCGTGTCGGTGGCAAAGACGAGATTCGACAGAGAATTCGCGCCTACGGCGTCTCAGCTCCTTAGACGCCCGCTCGCTGTGGTGGCGCTCGTTCCAAAGGATGGCGCGCTGTTTCTCGCCGGAGCTATCGCCGGCGCTGCCGCGAAGACCGTCACGGCGCCTCTCGACCGTATCAAGATCCTCATGCAG ACGCATGGAGTGATAGCCGGTAAAGCAAGTGCAAAGAAAGCGATTAGTTTGATTGAG GCTATAACAGTTATAGGGAAGGAAGAAGGAATCAAAGGTTATTGGAAGGGCAATCTCCCCCAG GTTATTCGGGTTATACCTTATAGTGCTGTCCAGCTTTTTGCTTATGAAACTTATAAG AAAATTTTCAGTGGCAAGGATGGTAAGCTCTCTGTTCTGGGGAGACTTGCAGCTGGTGCTTTTGCTGGCATGACATCAACTTTT GTTACTTACCCATTAGATGTCCTGAGATTACGATTAGCTGTTGAGCCTGGTTATCGAACAATGTCAGAG GTTGCATTGAGCATGCTAAGAGAAGAAGGGTTTGCATCTTTCTACTATGGTCTTGGACCTTCTCTTATTGGAATAGCTCCTTATATTGCAGTTAACTTCTGTGTTTTTGACTT ATTAAAGAAGTCATTGCCAGAGAAATATCAAAAAAGAACTGAAACATCTCTACTAACTGCGGTGCTTTCAGCATCTCTGGCCACACTTACATGTTATCCTCTTGACACTGTACGAAGACAGATGCAATTGAAGGGTACACCATATAAGACTGTATTAGATGCCATTTCAG GTATTGTGGCACGGGATGGATTTATTGGCTTGTATCGAGGATTTGTGCCCAATGCTTTGAAAAACTTACCAAACAGCAG CATCAGGCTTACCACATATGACATTGTCAAAAGGCTAATTGCATCTAGTGAGAAAGAATTCCAAACAATTACAGAGGAAAACCGCAACAAACAAATGAAACAATAG
- the LOC112727713 gene encoding uncharacterized protein, protein MSLSDLKNIILEKLGMLGSKWVKKLFYKIPMAVISTGVQYETFAVKADEDIKVLFYCVRSFPEIRIHELFAKLEVGVDSSRASAPVPSPIAAGGASSSMPAVRLYLPPVQSPLFAADLDRTEVVGSVPLENAAVIEPPHVVGTGGGLEPVDIVGDSDDDTRGDPHAQHRPSSSGSYQYPPHFSTLNLDAFGQQEDGGNTLRGSSTEFQIGQSFQSKDEAVLSVKDYRIRRGVEYRVIESDHLKYHGKCKEFGKGCTWLIRVALRARKGTWEVRRYNGPHTCLGTSISSDHRQLDYHVICARILPMVRADAAVTVKVLQQATEADYGFRPSYRKVWMAKQKAVVQIFGDWEESYAELPRWMLGVQATMPGTITVLKTSPVRIGGGVDESTVYFHRLFWTFPPCIEAFRHCKPLVSIDGTHLYGKYAGMLLLAIAQDGNSNILPIAFALVKGENAESWSFFLSNLREHVTPQEGILVISDRHNGIKAALEAPETGWLPPRAFRAYCIRHVAANFALTFKGKDSRRMLVNAAYAKTEAEFYYWFDIMQTENPAMCDWANRMEYDKWTQHEDAGRRFGHMTTNISECVNSVLKGTRNLPVTSLVKSTYGRLAQLFVVRGHTAEAQLRSGHEFCQALVKAIDRNLRDSRCFTVTLYDRHLSEYTVAETTPTGSFSLGSYGVFLKDHRCDCGHFQALHYPCCHAIACCAYSRLNWASYVHEVYRMSEVFNVYKQGFLPPIPEGLWPPYAGPTIIPDPNM, encoded by the exons ATGAGTTTGTCAGATTTGAAGAACATCATCTTGGAGAAGCTTGGCATGTTGGGTAGCAAGTGGGTGAAGAAActattctacaagattcccatGGCGGTTATCTCGACCGGTGTTCAGTATGAAACCTTTGCGGTTAAGGCTGATGAAGATATTAAGGTTTTGTTCTACTGTGTAAGGAGTTTTCCGGAGATCAGAATCCATGAGTTATTCGCGAAGTTGGAGGTTGGTGTCGATAGTTCTAGGGCATCCGCTCCAGTTCCTAGCCCAATTGCCGCGGGTGGTGCATCTAGTTCGATGCCTGCGGTCAGACTGTATCTTCCGCCGGTTCAATCACCTTTATTTGCGGCTGATTTAGACCGAACGGAGGTTGTTGGTTCTGTACCTTTGGAGAATGCAGCAGTCATTGAGCCTCCCCACGTTGTGGGCACCGGTGGTGGCCTG GAGCCTGTTGATATCGTTGGTGACAGCGACGATGACACACGTGGCGATCCACATGCGCAGCATCGGCCTTCAAGTTCTGGTTCTTATCAGTACCCTCCACACTTCTCCACACTAAACTTGGATGCTTTTGGTCAACAAGAAGATGGTGGTAACACATTGAGGGGATCTTCTACAGAATTTCAGATTGGGCAATCATTCCAGAGTAAAGATGAAGCTGTGCTGAGTGTCAAGGACTATAGAATTCGGCGAGGTGTTGAGTACAGAGTCATCGAATCAGATCATTTGAAGTATCATGGAAAATGCAAAGAATTCGGCAAGGGTTGTACTTGGTTGATTCGTGTAGCCCTTCGTGCACGAAAGGGCACTTGGgaggttaggaggtacaacggGCCACACACATGCCTCGGAACTTCTATTTCAAGTGATCACCGTCAGTTGGATTACCACGTTATCTGTGCGAGGATTCTTCCTATGGTTAGGGCAGATGCTGCGGTTACGGTAAAGGTACTTCAACAAGCGACAGAAGCTGATTACGGTTTCAGGCCTAGTTACAGGAAGGTTTGGATGGCTAAGCAGAAGGCAGTGGTACAAATATTTGGAGATTGGGAAGAGTCTTACGCGGAGTTGCCACGTTGGATGCTAGGGGTCCAGGCGACAATGCCGGGAACAATCACAGTGCTGAAGACGTCTCCTGTTCGGATTGGTGGTGGGGTTGATGAGTCCACGGTATACTTTCACCGGCTTTTCTGGACATTTCCACCCTGTATCGAGGCATTCCGGCATTGCAAGCCCCTTGTCAGTATTGATGGTACCCACTTGTATGGGAAGTATGCAGGGATGCTGCTGTTGGCGATAGCTCAGGACGGGAACTCGAACATCCTCCCGATAGCATTTGCCCTTGTGAAGGGCGAAAATGCAGAGTCGTGGTCATTCTTCTTGTCCAATCTCCGAGAGCATGTGACTCCTCAGGAGGGTATCCTTGTTATCTCTGACAGGCATAATGGGATCAAGGCAGCGCTTGAGGCACCTGAGACTGGGTGGCTGCCTCCTCGGGCTTTTCGGGCCTACTGTATTAGGCATGTGGCTGCGAATTTTGCCCTAACGTTCAAAGGTAAGGACTCAAGGAGGATGTTGGTGAATGCTGCCTACGCAAAGACTGAGGCTGAGTTTTACTACTGGTTTGACATCATGCAGACTGAAAATCCAGCAATGTGTGATTGGGCCAACCGGATGGAGTATGACAAATGGACCCAACATGAGGATGCTGGTCGACGGTTCGGGCACATGACCACAAACATCAGTGAATGTGTGAACTCCGTGCTAAAGGGAACTCGCAACCTGCCGGTCACATCGTTGGTTAAGTCAACCTACGGGAGGCTTGCTCAGCTATTTGTGGTACGGGGACATACAGCAGAGGCACAACTCAGATCTGGACATGAATTCTGTCAGGCATTGGTCAAGGCTATTGATCGGAACCTAAGAGACTCTAGGTGCTTCACTGTGACATTATACGACAGGCATCTGTCCGAGTACACCGTCGCGGAGACAACACCAACCGGGAGCTTCTCGCTGGGTAGCTATGGAGTTTTCCTTAAGGATCACCGATGCGACTGTGGCCACTTTCAGGCGCTGCATTATCCTTGTTGCCACGCCATTGCTTGTTGCGCCTACTCCCGGCTTAACTGGGCGTCATATGTTCACGAGGTGTATCGTATGAGTGAGGTGTTCAACGTTTACAAGCAGGGGTTTCTCCCACCTATCCCTGAAGGACTATGGCCTCCATATGCTGGGCCTACCATCATCCCTGACCCTAATATGTAG